From Sediminispirochaeta bajacaliforniensis DSM 16054, the proteins below share one genomic window:
- a CDS encoding tetratricopeptide repeat protein, translated as MAKSYDEKTATSTSAKIASGLHKYRKVILYTLIAVVAILAVLAIASILKQRKTDAGTIVAEELQESYAKWLQASDDEKASLEKEVLDKADAIKAKYRGTFPHQRALLVLGNLAFEKSQWDDAQKDFAQLAKEYPKSYLAPVALMNQAAALEEAGKNKEAVEIYQKVFDTYKETSPDAPRALFSIARLYETTGQNEAALDAYREVADSFPDSDWTKLSRDRIIYLETH; from the coding sequence ATGGCAAAGAGCTACGATGAAAAAACAGCAACAAGTACATCCGCGAAGATTGCATCCGGGTTACACAAATACCGCAAGGTAATTCTCTACACGCTTATCGCCGTTGTGGCAATTCTTGCAGTCTTGGCGATTGCTTCGATACTTAAGCAGCGAAAAACCGATGCGGGAACCATAGTCGCCGAAGAGCTTCAGGAAAGCTATGCAAAGTGGCTTCAGGCTTCCGACGATGAAAAGGCTTCTCTCGAGAAAGAGGTTCTCGACAAGGCAGACGCTATCAAGGCAAAATACCGCGGGACCTTTCCCCATCAGCGGGCGCTCCTGGTATTGGGAAACCTTGCCTTTGAAAAGAGCCAGTGGGATGATGCGCAAAAGGATTTCGCCCAACTTGCTAAGGAATATCCCAAAAGTTACCTTGCCCCTGTTGCTCTTATGAACCAGGCGGCTGCACTTGAAGAGGCCGGCAAGAATAAAGAGGCGGTCGAAATTTACCAGAAAGTCTTTGACACATATAAAGAAACTAGTCCCGATGCACCGCGGGCTCTTTTTTCCATTGCAAGACTCTATGAAACCACCGGACAGAACGAGGCTGCCCTTGATGCCTACAGGGAAGTCGCCGACAGCTTCCCTGACAGTGATTGGACAAAACTATCCAGGGATCGTATAATCTACCTGGAAACACATTAG
- a CDS encoding adenylate/guanylate cyclase domain-containing protein translates to MKTARKRLPFFETRFFGFFIALLVVVFFALINNYTSFFSNIEDKVLDLHFRYKDVYENKSRQEGVYEVAENPNINKDILIVGIDFRTLNRLGRWPFPRYTHAALLNTFSRIQDQSQRERSVFLDIFFNEPADNAIDDVILLESMGENGRVFLETLMDEVPPPKEDATELFERQNTLIQTHGSINNIQGDWKSMISFPGLQPPLRPYGRKAAGFGHANYLKDADEVFRRQPLIVKSSQLLEEIPLQNITPGFSVDEDHFQRLAWTDETGGQHNIPYPITEKVLEKISAEIDAKSPKRVVDNDGDGEPDESYSIVKLYQDRFLPSITLSLALNYFNKRIDDIDIVLGKQIHIPQPQYFDAEKNIWVPYQMLLKPALYDADGNEVEAAETKVLRDINIPIDRDGNMLINFMGFPSFATTGSRQTFPVRSYSAYASNPPGLDPVKWPRTRALTNKIVMVGAFARGIADDEKPTPFGLMYGVEIHANALNTILMNKFIHSVPFWVNLLVLVAMVFLVSLLSSRFSTIWAFIALLLLVASLFITASILFDRSALLLEFTTPALASLFAFLSIIAYRAMTEEKDKRRIRSMFGTYVSPKVVDQILTNPPELGGVDKELTVFFSDIRGFTTISESMTPQELVKILNRYLTAMTDIVLEHEGTLDKYEGDAIMCFWGAPVSQSDHALRACKCAVQQLEALKKLNAQLPESQRIDIGIGINSGIMTVGNMGSTQRMDYTLIGDNVNLGARLEGTNKAYHTNIIISEYTYGLVKDHVIARELDNIRVKGKNKPVLIYELIDYLE, encoded by the coding sequence ATGAAAACCGCAAGAAAGCGTTTACCATTTTTCGAAACCCGTTTCTTCGGTTTTTTCATTGCGCTGCTTGTCGTTGTTTTTTTCGCACTTATTAATAATTACACCTCGTTTTTCAGTAATATCGAAGATAAGGTCCTTGATCTGCATTTTCGTTACAAAGATGTCTACGAAAACAAAAGCAGACAGGAAGGGGTGTATGAAGTAGCCGAGAATCCGAATATCAATAAAGACATTCTTATTGTCGGTATCGATTTTCGTACCCTTAACAGGTTGGGCCGTTGGCCCTTTCCCCGTTATACCCATGCAGCGCTTTTAAACACCTTTTCGCGTATTCAGGACCAAAGTCAGAGGGAGAGGTCGGTCTTTCTGGATATCTTTTTCAACGAACCTGCGGACAATGCCATAGACGACGTTATTCTCCTTGAAAGCATGGGAGAAAACGGCAGGGTCTTTCTCGAGACCTTGATGGACGAGGTCCCGCCTCCGAAGGAAGATGCGACAGAGCTTTTCGAACGACAAAACACCCTCATTCAAACCCACGGGTCAATTAATAATATCCAAGGTGATTGGAAGTCGATGATCAGCTTTCCGGGCCTCCAGCCTCCGTTGCGCCCTTATGGAAGGAAGGCCGCAGGATTCGGCCATGCAAACTACCTTAAAGATGCCGATGAGGTATTCAGACGGCAGCCTTTAATCGTAAAATCATCCCAGCTGCTTGAGGAAATTCCACTTCAGAATATAACACCGGGATTTTCTGTGGATGAGGACCACTTCCAGCGACTGGCGTGGACCGATGAAACTGGTGGGCAGCATAATATACCGTACCCCATCACCGAAAAAGTACTTGAAAAGATTTCTGCCGAGATCGATGCAAAATCACCCAAACGAGTAGTGGACAACGATGGGGACGGAGAACCGGACGAGAGCTATTCCATCGTAAAGCTTTATCAGGATCGTTTTCTGCCTTCTATAACCCTTTCCCTGGCGCTCAACTATTTCAATAAGCGGATTGACGACATCGATATTGTCCTCGGGAAACAGATTCATATTCCCCAGCCTCAGTACTTCGATGCGGAAAAAAATATCTGGGTTCCTTATCAAATGCTTCTTAAACCGGCTCTCTACGATGCGGATGGGAATGAGGTCGAAGCTGCAGAAACAAAGGTTCTTCGTGATATAAACATTCCGATAGATAGAGACGGGAACATGCTGATCAACTTTATGGGCTTTCCCAGTTTTGCCACTACCGGATCACGTCAAACCTTCCCTGTGCGTTCTTATTCCGCCTATGCCTCAAATCCTCCGGGGCTTGATCCGGTAAAATGGCCGAGAACAAGAGCCCTTACCAATAAGATCGTCATGGTTGGAGCCTTTGCCCGCGGGATTGCGGACGACGAAAAACCGACCCCCTTCGGCCTGATGTATGGTGTAGAGATCCATGCAAACGCCCTCAATACCATTCTCATGAATAAATTCATCCATAGCGTGCCGTTTTGGGTCAACCTTCTGGTCTTGGTCGCAATGGTATTTCTGGTGAGTCTGCTCAGCTCCAGATTTTCGACAATCTGGGCCTTTATAGCCTTGCTTCTGCTGGTCGCATCCCTCTTTATTACCGCTTCGATCCTTTTCGATCGCAGTGCCCTTCTTCTTGAATTCACCACACCGGCCCTTGCCTCGCTTTTCGCCTTCCTTTCCATTATTGCCTACAGGGCAATGACGGAAGAGAAGGATAAACGACGCATCAGATCGATGTTCGGAACCTATGTCAGTCCCAAGGTCGTCGATCAAATTCTTACCAATCCCCCCGAGCTCGGTGGGGTGGACAAAGAGCTGACCGTCTTTTTTTCCGATATACGAGGCTTCACCACCATCAGTGAAAGCATGACACCGCAGGAGCTGGTAAAAATTCTCAACCGCTACCTTACGGCCATGACCGATATTGTTTTGGAACACGAGGGGACCTTGGATAAGTACGAAGGTGATGCCATCATGTGTTTCTGGGGTGCTCCGGTATCTCAGAGCGACCATGCCCTACGGGCCTGCAAATGTGCGGTTCAGCAGCTTGAGGCCCTTAAAAAGCTGAATGCACAGCTGCCGGAATCGCAGCGGATCGATATCGGGATAGGTATCAACTCGGGAATCATGACTGTCGGTAATATGGGAAGTACTCAGCGTATGGACTATACCCTTATCGGGGATAACGTCAATCTGGGCGCACGGCTTGAGGGTACGAACAAAGCCTACCACACAAACATTATCATCAGCGAATACACCTACGGCCTCGTTAAGGACCACGTTATTGCCCGTGAACTTGACAATATCAGGGTTAAGGGTAAAAACAAGCCGGTACTTATTTATGAACTCATTGATTATCTGGAGTAA